From a region of the Candidatus Cloacimonadota bacterium genome:
- a CDS encoding asparagine synthetase B — protein sequence MSLLIISSVSAELLIPMDRTQTNHLKAYGVAFDALKEQITVKWLLNYRGGSFLMPSAAEIIAICNIRGVRYESIGSAEVAAILQEIQEANMEAVTLEKEPKIAVYIPPNTLPWDDAVSMALEYAEIDYDRLWDDEVLSGKLSDYDWLHLHHEDFTGQYGKFYGSYRHTEWYQTDVRVNETMAAKHGYAKVWQLKHDIAWKIREFVVSGGFLFAMCGATDTIDIALAARGLDVVDAAIDSDGIDADFQNKLNYDNTFAFENFKLKTSPFEYEFSDIDASDYSKIRGAEGDYFQLFDFSAKYDPVPTMLTQCHTNIINGFMGQTTSFYRDKVKKSVIILAEVPKQSDVKYIHGNLGKGTFTFYGGHDPEDYQHMVGDPETVLDLHKNSPGYRLILNNILFPAAEKKKLKT from the coding sequence ATGAGCCTATTAATAATTAGCAGTGTATCTGCCGAGCTTCTGATTCCTATGGATCGCACACAAACTAATCATCTCAAAGCTTATGGAGTAGCCTTTGATGCGCTTAAAGAGCAGATAACGGTAAAATGGCTATTGAACTATCGTGGGGGCAGTTTTTTGATGCCATCAGCAGCAGAGATAATAGCTATATGCAATATTCGGGGAGTTAGATATGAAAGTATCGGATCGGCAGAAGTAGCAGCAATTTTGCAGGAGATTCAGGAAGCGAATATGGAGGCGGTAACTTTGGAGAAAGAGCCTAAGATTGCCGTTTACATTCCTCCCAATACTCTGCCTTGGGACGATGCGGTCAGTATGGCTTTGGAGTATGCTGAAATAGATTACGATAGGCTTTGGGACGACGAGGTTCTTTCGGGTAAACTGAGTGATTACGATTGGTTGCATTTGCATCATGAGGATTTTACCGGGCAGTATGGCAAGTTTTATGGCTCCTATCGTCACACAGAATGGTATCAAACGGACGTAAGAGTAAATGAGACAATGGCAGCAAAGCATGGATATGCCAAAGTTTGGCAATTGAAGCACGATATAGCATGGAAGATACGTGAATTTGTAGTATCAGGTGGATTCTTATTTGCTATGTGCGGAGCAACCGATACGATAGATATTGCGCTTGCCGCCAGAGGTTTGGATGTAGTAGATGCAGCGATAGATTCGGATGGGATAGATGCTGATTTTCAGAACAAGTTGAACTATGATAATACTTTTGCCTTCGAGAATTTCAAATTGAAAACAAGTCCTTTTGAATATGAATTTTCGGATATTGATGCCAGTGACTACAGCAAAATACGTGGTGCCGAGGGCGATTATTTTCAGCTCTTTGATTTTTCGGCAAAGTACGATCCTGTGCCCACTATGCTAACTCAGTGTCACACTAATATTATAAATGGATTTATGGGTCAAACTACCTCATTTTATAGGGATAAAGTGAAGAAAAGTGTAATAATATTGGCAGAAGTGCCAAAGCAGAGTGATGTAAAATACATTCATGGAAACTTGGGAAAGGGAACTTTCACTTTTTATGGTGGGCATGATCCTGAAGATTATCAGCACATGGTGGGAGATCCGGAAACGGTATTGGATTTGCATAAAAATTCACCCGGATACCGGTTGATATTAAACAACATCTTGTTTCCAGCAGCAGAGAAGAAGAAGCTAAAAACATAA
- a CDS encoding MlaD family protein, with translation MAQFYQHLRSTRIKTGIWTVVILLILLIGYLWLSNRLTMKKQQVLQVVFTDVMGLATGDKIMYRGMEAGRVKKVQLHKDGILVVGKISKDIKVPAGSRFYIEDSLMGSKSLNILPINGNEYLDLTQEQRGEKPLSMMAMIAQAGEMLNKLEKILHDIDAEGGMLDVGENLLRHTDNVIVNAGNSITELKTEIIGIINKVDSLTMVANSLIEESKEPLQNALSMAPETFTKVNVTLDSLQVLSTNLNRQAKNLAEGGGSAGKLLNEDELYERLLESITNLDELIADIKKNPRKYIKFSVF, from the coding sequence GTGGCACAGTTTTATCAGCATCTACGCAGTACACGCATAAAAACCGGAATCTGGACAGTGGTTATACTTCTAATTCTATTAATAGGCTATTTGTGGCTTTCAAATAGGCTTACGATGAAGAAACAGCAAGTATTACAAGTAGTTTTTACCGATGTTATGGGCTTGGCAACCGGAGATAAAATTATGTATCGGGGCATGGAAGCCGGGCGTGTGAAGAAAGTGCAACTCCACAAAGACGGCATCTTGGTTGTGGGCAAAATATCCAAGGATATAAAGGTTCCAGCAGGAAGCAGATTCTATATTGAGGATAGTCTAATGGGCAGTAAAAGCCTCAACATATTACCGATTAACGGAAATGAATATCTGGATTTAACGCAAGAACAGCGAGGTGAAAAACCTCTTAGCATGATGGCGATGATAGCGCAGGCAGGGGAGATGTTGAATAAACTGGAAAAGATTTTGCACGATATTGATGCAGAGGGTGGTATGTTGGATGTTGGCGAAAATCTATTACGGCATACAGATAACGTAATAGTAAATGCGGGGAATAGCATTACTGAACTTAAAACCGAAATTATTGGCATAATCAACAAAGTGGATTCACTTACGATGGTGGCAAATTCATTAATAGAGGAGAGTAAGGAGCCTTTGCAAAATGCTTTATCGATGGCGCCGGAAACTTTTACTAAAGTAAATGTTACTTTAGATAGCCTACAAGTTCTTTCAACAAATCTAAACCGACAGGCAAAAAATCTTGCCGAGGGTGGAGGTAGTGCTGGAAAGCTGTTAAATGAAGATGAGTTGTATGAACGTTTGTTAGAATCCATCACAAATTTGGACGAGTTGATTGC